The following DNA comes from Eriocheir sinensis breed Jianghai 21 chromosome 5, ASM2467909v1, whole genome shotgun sequence.
AGCCGCGGAAGGAGAGGACGCGGTGTTCCGGCAGCAGTGTCTCTTGGAGGAGAACCACGTCGTGGGAGTCACGGGCTAACGTAGCACGCAGGAGGTTGGCCTTCGCGCGGACGCCATTGACGTTCCACTGTAGGACCGAGAGGTGGCGGGCACCTACAGGGACATCGTCCTGGAGCGCGGGTCCCTGTTCATTACCGGGCGGGTCAGCAGCCCGGTCGTGGGCAGGGAGGTGGGAGCAGGCGGCGGCGTTTCCAACCGAGGAAGCTGGGCGGTTGCGACTGTCGGGGGCGTCGTCAGAGGCGCTAGGGGCCCCGCGCGCGTGAGGGCAGGAGGCTTCGAGGGGGCGGATGCCAGAGCAGGTGGGGGCGGTGTGGGTGGAGTTGGAGACGGCCCGCCGAGAGAGTTGGTTTGCGTAGGTGGAGTGGCAGCCTGCCTGGCTGGCGTCTCTGGGAAGAGACTTCCCACCACTTCCTTCGCCGCGTCCGAGAAGACCTTCGGTTCTACGTCCGACTTCAGTACGGACGCAATGATCCTCCCGAAGCCCTCCAACAggcccaccatcacctccctcgtGATGAGGATGTGGCCCGGAGGAGCGGCGGCGGGAGCCGCTGTGGTGATGGAGCGGGGCTGGCTGGTGGTGGGCTGGGGATGGTGAGCGGGTGCGCGGGGTGGATGGCTGGGCACCTGGCGAGCGGTGTGCTGTgtcggcggaggcggaggcggcggcaggcgttggggagtgagaggagggaaactCTCCTCGTACCTGGCGGGCGGAGGGGGGGCAGGAGGCGCCTGATCGGCTGGCTGGGGGAGGTGGGCCGTCGGGACCTCCGTTGGCGCGGGAGGCAGCTGGCTGCCCCAGCGGAAGGTGCCGGGAGGAGCCGGGCGGTGGGTGACAACCCAACGCTGTTGCACTATGCGTTGCCTGTCCACCAGAGCACGCCTGTTGGTGCAATTCTTGTTCCAGACGTGGTGCTCCTGATGGCAGTTCGGGCACTTGCTGGTGATCTCTTGACTCGCCTTGTATTTGGTGAGGCACCGCTCCGTGTCGTGTCTCGCCGAGCAGATGCCACATACCGGAGGGCGGCTGCACCTGGCCCGATGGTGACCGAACTGCTGGCAGTTGTAGCATCGGAGCGGTTCCTTGCTGTAGGGGCGGGTGTAAAATAACCCCCAGCTTCCCAAATCCAGAGAGCCCGGCAGCGGCCCCGCGACGGTGATAAACACCTGATCATGAGAcatcgcggtaccaggtaccggtaccggttgccgcgaggaatcgattcctcgcggtaccaggtaccggtacctggtaccgcgaagtctcatgatcacttgggtgccgggaagcgtcatgatcactcggcactgcgtattgccgctagtaccggtaccgtttggatcttagtgacgctcggcgctcgcccacctccatgtggtatgggccctgtgtggagacgctgagtcactgcctcactgaccgtccccccaagttcccaccattttgtcctgctttccgtttccatcacagctcccgtttccattattttattatttgatttatttattggagttactggataattcttcatgtccgattccttttattttttagtttgctaataaatattgttattgttattagactatgatcgagtacatccataataattatacatgctatttttttttcgaaaaaataaatattcacctcattcagagagagagagagagagagagagagagagagagagagagagagttttctttacaagaaatttatttgggaatttcatcaaaagtcattgagataaaaaaatactccttcgggtaccggtaccggtaccggtactaacggtacctgagttttcggtaccagtactaccggtactcaaattaacggtacttacCCATCCCTACCAATGAACTTCACTACCTTCTTTAAAGATTTACCCCCATATAGGGGAACAGGGCCTTCGtccaaaaggcggccctgtaagggggagcgagcaatgcaagctcgttgcgggtgtagggacgcctccgccgccgccacagccacgggtaacagccggcgagcagcgacggaggcacgggccctccgggcaggcgcccaggagcagcccgtagcggtgcacgtgcgagcagccgaccagtCGACTATAACTGcagaggggtggcccaaagcgaggatgaccacgcgGGTCACCGCGCctctgcagaagggccacccggctgctcgcccgaggagtgctggcgttccactgaacTTCACTACCTTCCTTAAAGATTTACCCCCCatatagggggacagggccttcgGCCAAAAGGCGGCCCGTAAGGGggagcgagcaatgcaagctcgttgcgggtgtagggacgcctccgccgccgccacagccacgggtaacagccggcgagcagcgacggaggcacgggccctccgagcaggcgcccaggagcagcccgtagcggtgcacgggcgagcagccgaccagtcgactataaccgcagaggggtggcccaaagcgaggatgaccacgcgGGTCACCGCGCctctgcagaagggccacccggccgcTCGCctgaggagtgctggcggtccactgactTCACTactcctcaaagatttatcccctagtatcactaggggaaacgggcccttgtccttaGACGGCCCAttaagagtgcaaaaatgctccctccctgcgcgggggagcatgGGCTAATcctattggcggcccgtagcaggatgccgacagacctactctatcggcgatcgaaatctagccgaccgagtcggtctgtcgacgaggactggcgtgtctctgacttcACTACTTCtttaggatttaccccctaaataggaggacagggcctttgcacaaaggcggccctgtaacgGGGGATGGGCAATttaagtcccggcgggtgtagggacgcctccgccgccgccacagccacgggtaacagccggcgagcagcgacggaggcacgggctctctgggcatgcgcccagcagacacccgtagcggtgcacgggcgagcagccgaccgggcgacttgactgctgcgggggggcccaaagcgaTGATGACGACGCGGGTCTACCGcgccgccgcagaagggccacccagctgctcgcccgaggagtgctggcgtccCACTGACttcactacttcttcttctttggggatttaccccctaaatagggggaacgggcctttgtcaaaagcgacggcccgtcgcaggtgggaacccgccggctggcgtgccggcggttgtagggacgcctccgccgccgccacagccacgggtaacagccggcgagcagcgacggaggcacgggctctccgggcagatgcccagtagacacccgtagcggtactcgtgcgagcagccgactagtcgacttgactgcggaggggtggcccaaagcgaggatgaccccacgggtccatcTCGTCTCTGCAGAAGGGCCAcgcggctgctcgcccgaggagtgctggcgttccactgacttCACTactcctcctcaaagatttatcccctagtatcac
Coding sequences within:
- the LOC126982938 gene encoding uncharacterized protein LOC126982938; its protein translation is MSHDQVFITVAGPLPGSLDLGSWGLFYTRPYSKEPLRCYNCQQFGHHRARCSRPPVCGICSARHDTERCLTKYKASQEITSKCPNCHQEHHVWNKNCTNRRALVDRQRIVQQRWVVTHRPAPPGTFRWGSQLPPAPTEVPTAHLPQPADQAPPAPPPPASQPRSITTAAPAAAPPGHILITREVMVGLLEGFGRIIASVLKSDVEPKVFSDAAKEVVGSLFPETPARQAATPPTQTNSLGGPSPTPPTPPPPALASAPSKPPALTRAGPLAPLTTPPTVATAQLPRLETPPPAPTSLPTTGLLTRPVMNRDPRSRTMSL